In Flavobacterium sp., a single window of DNA contains:
- the truA gene encoding tRNA pseudouridine(38-40) synthase TruA yields MRYFIHFAYNGTHYHGWQFQPNASSVQETLNKALSVLLNSDINVMGAGRTDTGVHAEEMYGHFDLEKSIDIPVLVHKLNSYLPKDIVVYNLIPVHDDAHCRFDATKRTYEYHINTIKNPFLEELSWYVNQKLDVDLMNEAAKILLNHTDFQCFSKVNTDVNTFDCTVFEAYWKQENNKLVFTISANRFLRNMVRAIVGTLINIGLHKITLADFENIIASKNREKAGFSVPAHGLYLTKIYYDYL; encoded by the coding sequence ATGAGATATTTTATTCATTTTGCTTATAACGGAACTCATTATCATGGCTGGCAGTTTCAGCCCAATGCATCATCAGTTCAGGAAACTTTAAACAAAGCCCTTTCAGTTTTACTAAATTCGGACATAAATGTTATGGGCGCCGGAAGAACTGATACTGGTGTTCATGCTGAGGAAATGTATGGTCATTTTGATTTAGAAAAATCAATTGATATTCCGGTTTTGGTACATAAGCTGAATTCGTATTTACCAAAAGATATTGTGGTTTACAATTTGATTCCTGTTCACGATGATGCGCATTGCCGATTTGACGCTACAAAAAGAACGTACGAATATCATATTAATACCATAAAAAATCCGTTTTTAGAAGAATTGAGCTGGTATGTAAATCAAAAACTGGATGTTGATTTGATGAATGAAGCCGCTAAAATTTTATTAAACCATACCGATTTTCAGTGTTTCTCAAAAGTAAATACAGATGTTAATACTTTTGACTGCACGGTTTTTGAGGCCTATTGGAAACAAGAAAACAATAAACTGGTTTTTACAATTTCAGCTAACCGATTTTTACGAAATATGGTTCGGGCGATTGTGGGAACTTTAATTAATATAGGATTACACAAAATTACGCTGGCTGATTTTGAAAATATTATTGCCAGCAAAAACAGAGAAAAAGCCGGGTTTTCTGTCCCAGCACATGGTTTATATTTAACCAAAATTTATTACGATTATTTATAG
- a CDS encoding SusC/RagA family TonB-linked outer membrane protein, whose product MKKILHALLLFLAIAGYAQETRTITGIIQDEADLSPIPGASIFVENNSISNKTAMAGIIQSEGIGTTTDFDGKFSLKISKNITSLRVVFMGYKSYTLELSAQKNYTINLTSETAKLQEVVVTGYQKIEKRKLTAAVSKIDMAAIQQTGVSSIDQLLVGQIAGVAVSTPSGAPGAPAKIRIRGTASLNGTQDPLWVLDGLPLEGNEVPKNYDKDNIDVLNNYSIAGLNPDDIKDITILKDAAATAIYGARAANGVIVVTTKKGRAGKMVVSFNTNTFITQRPQFSKLNLMDSNEKVDFELGLASRADLTYRDTGGDISRILNGAGELDAYRAGGFSALSPATQQSINSLRGNNTNWGNLLYQTAINTQHGLSLSGGGEKSDYYFSLGYYDEKGATIGTGFKRYNLTLKNNYQITDKFKVGVGIFGSENKTTSYLTDTDAFTNPSNYSRNVNPYLTPYNADGSYKYDPDITGYSGRYVPFNIIEERNNTSYDLKTRAVKALLDAEYKLTKDLKVTSQLGLQLDNTASEKFAGKDTYYTRKQKEKSRYFSNGAYNYFLPEGGIIQNSNTDFFQYNLKTMVNYKTEIAEKHEIEAMVGNELRRNYTTSIATKGFGFDEKNLTTQQIVFPNASWAKETDYKQYAKSQNENAFASFFATAAYTYNRKYSVFGSVRYDGSDLFGVDPKYKYLPLWSTSASWAVSEEDFLKDNLTLSNLRLRASYGLQGNIDKNTSPYVMGTIGTTVILPGQNEQIINVDSPPNQKLRWEKTTNTNVGADIGLFNNRISLVTDLYGRKSSDLIGLRALPLENGFEYTNMNWAQVTNKGYEITVSTKNIDRPNFQWNTSINFSHNKSNIDRIEVRDTDYLPNREGRPVNAVFGFKTNGIDENGYPLFINKKGETVNSQTFFGLYDPFADFFPGELVQSNLSAAEFRDLFTYLGDRDPKFTGGITNTFKVSNFDLTIAASFNIKQTVTKTPPYNGTLVDRGQNYSRDILDAWSPTNTSSNLPGINGKDTWTGDSYMPYLWYSGGNQIPTYNYLDTWVSEMSYMRLSSMRLGYTFPKAFTDQINISSIRLNVEARNLFVISSDYKGYFDPETFGNIYAQPVPKSFTLGCNVTF is encoded by the coding sequence ATGAAAAAAATTCTACATGCCCTACTGCTGTTCCTGGCCATCGCAGGTTATGCGCAGGAAACCCGAACTATTACGGGGATCATTCAAGACGAAGCTGACTTGTCGCCTATTCCAGGTGCATCGATCTTTGTTGAGAACAATTCCATCTCAAATAAAACTGCCATGGCAGGTATTATTCAAAGTGAAGGAATCGGAACTACTACAGATTTCGACGGTAAATTCTCTTTGAAAATTTCAAAAAACATTACTTCTTTGAGAGTTGTTTTCATGGGATACAAATCGTATACGCTTGAACTTTCTGCTCAAAAGAATTATACAATCAACTTAACATCTGAAACGGCAAAACTTCAGGAGGTTGTAGTAACTGGTTACCAAAAAATTGAGAAAAGAAAACTTACTGCTGCAGTTTCTAAAATCGACATGGCTGCAATTCAGCAGACTGGAGTTTCCAGCATTGACCAGTTATTAGTTGGACAAATTGCCGGAGTTGCGGTAAGTACACCATCTGGAGCACCAGGAGCACCTGCAAAAATCAGAATCAGGGGTACAGCTTCTCTTAATGGTACACAAGATCCTTTATGGGTACTTGATGGTTTACCATTAGAAGGAAATGAAGTTCCTAAAAACTATGATAAAGATAATATCGATGTATTAAATAACTACTCTATTGCAGGTTTAAACCCAGACGATATTAAAGATATTACGATTTTAAAAGATGCAGCTGCAACTGCTATTTACGGTGCGCGTGCTGCAAATGGTGTAATCGTGGTAACTACTAAAAAAGGTAGAGCTGGTAAAATGGTAGTAAGTTTCAATACGAATACTTTTATCACACAAAGACCTCAGTTCTCAAAATTAAACCTGATGGATTCAAATGAAAAAGTTGATTTTGAACTTGGTTTAGCAAGTCGCGCTGACTTAACTTACAGAGATACAGGTGGAGATATTTCTCGTATCTTAAACGGAGCTGGTGAATTAGACGCTTACAGAGCTGGCGGATTTTCAGCTTTAAGCCCTGCAACACAACAATCTATCAACTCTTTGAGAGGAAATAATACAAACTGGGGTAACTTATTATACCAAACTGCTATCAATACGCAGCACGGTTTAAGTTTATCTGGTGGTGGAGAAAAATCAGATTATTATTTCTCATTAGGTTACTATGATGAAAAAGGAGCAACTATTGGAACTGGTTTCAAACGTTACAACTTAACATTAAAAAACAACTACCAAATAACAGATAAATTTAAAGTTGGTGTTGGTATTTTTGGTTCTGAAAACAAAACTACATCTTACCTTACAGATACAGATGCGTTTACAAACCCATCAAATTATTCAAGAAACGTAAATCCATATTTAACTCCATATAATGCAGATGGAAGTTATAAATATGATCCGGACATTACTGGTTATTCTGGTCGTTATGTTCCTTTTAATATTATCGAAGAAAGAAACAATACTTCTTACGATTTAAAAACAAGAGCTGTAAAAGCTTTATTAGATGCTGAATATAAGCTTACAAAAGACTTAAAAGTAACGTCTCAATTAGGTTTACAATTAGACAACACGGCTAGTGAAAAATTTGCTGGAAAAGACACTTATTATACTAGAAAGCAAAAGGAAAAATCACGTTATTTCTCTAACGGAGCATACAATTATTTCCTTCCTGAAGGCGGTATTATTCAAAACTCAAATACAGACTTTTTTCAGTATAACCTAAAAACAATGGTTAACTACAAAACTGAAATTGCTGAAAAACACGAAATTGAAGCAATGGTTGGTAATGAGTTAAGAAGAAACTACACAACATCTATTGCTACAAAAGGTTTTGGTTTTGACGAGAAAAACTTAACTACACAGCAAATTGTTTTCCCTAACGCAAGCTGGGCTAAAGAAACAGATTATAAACAATATGCTAAATCTCAAAATGAGAATGCATTTGCTTCTTTCTTCGCTACTGCAGCTTATACTTACAACAGAAAATATAGTGTTTTTGGAAGTGTGAGATATGATGGTTCAGATTTATTTGGTGTAGATCCTAAATACAAATATTTACCACTTTGGTCAACATCTGCATCTTGGGCTGTTTCTGAAGAAGATTTCTTAAAAGATAACTTAACACTTTCTAACTTAAGACTTCGTGCTTCTTACGGTTTACAAGGAAATATTGATAAAAATACTTCTCCTTATGTAATGGGAACTATTGGAACAACTGTTATTTTGCCAGGACAAAATGAGCAAATTATTAATGTTGACAGTCCGCCTAATCAAAAATTACGTTGGGAAAAAACAACAAACACAAACGTTGGTGCTGATATCGGTTTATTCAACAATCGTATTAGTCTTGTAACTGATTTATACGGAAGAAAAAGTTCTGACTTAATTGGTTTAAGAGCACTTCCGTTAGAAAATGGTTTTGAATATACAAATATGAACTGGGCACAAGTAACTAACAAAGGTTACGAGATTACTGTATCTACAAAAAATATTGATCGTCCTAACTTTCAATGGAATACAAGTATTAACTTCTCTCATAACAAAAGTAACATAGACCGTATCGAAGTACGTGACACTGATTATTTACCAAACAGAGAAGGACGTCCTGTAAACGCTGTATTTGGATTTAAAACTAATGGAATTGACGAAAACGGATATCCATTATTCATCAATAAAAAAGGAGAAACTGTAAACTCTCAAACATTCTTTGGTTTATATGATCCGTTTGCTGACTTCTTCCCTGGAGAATTAGTTCAATCAAACTTATCTGCAGCTGAGTTTAGAGATTTATTTACATACTTAGGAGACAGAGATCCTAAATTTACAGGTGGTATTACCAATACTTTTAAAGTTAGTAATTTTGATTTAACAATCGCTGCTTCTTTCAATATTAAACAAACTGTTACAAAAACTCCTCCTTACAACGGAACTTTGGTTGACAGAGGACAAAACTACAGTAGAGATATTTTAGATGCATGGTCACCAACTAATACATCTTCTAACTTACCTGGAATTAATGGTAAAGATACTTGGACAGGAGATTCTTACATGCCATATTTATGGTATTCTGGAGGAAATCAAATCCCAACTTACAATTATTTAGATACATGGGTTAGCGAAATGAGTTATATGAGATTAAGCAGTATGCGTTTAGGATATACATTCCCTAAAGCGTTTACAGATCAAATTAACATTTCAAGCATCAGATTGAATGTTGAGGCTAGAAACTTATTCGTAATCAGTTCTGATTACAAAGGTTACTTTGACCCTGAAACTTTTGGAAACATTTATGCACAACCAGTTCCTAAATCATTCACTTTAGGATGTAATGTAACTTTCTAA
- a CDS encoding histidine kinase has product MRFRLKKITSRRAFVIYVIVSILIIVSSVYMLSNLITDVTQKANESEARLNFIKKHELMSREFSRFLEQENRIKHALKISSKSNLSANIKVLSSVQSINLMIVDNWFQINDEKIEFGNDSVSDEIKKDVAEFISKNQNTTRSNTVIKQGKEWVWRVYFKIISKNYTTVRCGYDINLKKLHDNFATFDKAASNYAFVFDNTGRCVYHPDSTFIGKNIYDFSAIEPSDTVFTYKKDPANTSASDFLKLDYTKKITMSEFLKLDVISFTTRLDVKNLPWYICISFPKMIDNENVFLVKKYSTWIYSITTVMLLLIFYLFSYANRRAYREKGIAIKEKNRLLVENEKIVKEKALIQLQHLKEQINPHFLFNSLNSLYMLVGSDVKTAQKFTLNLSRIYRYLIDPPEKNIVPLKDELLFIEKYIFLQQTRFKEELIFSIKIEDQEALEKFIPYLAFQVVVENAIKHNMATQENPLTTEILIQKDQVIISNNLQKKAHSEPSTNFGLKYLSSIYTFYSRTNLQTSEKDGNFVCILPLISIHS; this is encoded by the coding sequence TTGAGATTTAGATTAAAAAAAATAACATCCCGACGTGCTTTCGTAATTTACGTTATCGTCTCTATTCTTATTATCGTTTCTTCTGTTTACATGTTAAGTAATTTGATTACTGATGTTACACAAAAAGCAAATGAAAGTGAGGCGCGATTGAACTTCATTAAAAAACATGAATTAATGTCGCGGGAATTTTCGAGGTTTCTGGAACAGGAAAACAGAATCAAACATGCTTTAAAAATCAGTAGTAAATCTAATTTATCTGCTAACATAAAGGTACTGTCGTCTGTTCAGTCCATCAATTTAATGATAGTTGATAACTGGTTTCAGATTAATGATGAAAAAATAGAATTTGGAAACGATTCTGTTTCTGATGAAATAAAAAAAGACGTTGCCGAATTTATTTCTAAAAACCAAAACACTACGCGAAGCAATACTGTAATTAAACAAGGAAAAGAATGGGTTTGGAGAGTTTACTTTAAAATCATTTCCAAAAACTACACAACGGTTCGTTGCGGCTATGACATCAACTTAAAAAAATTGCATGATAATTTTGCGACTTTTGACAAAGCGGCTTCTAATTATGCTTTTGTATTTGACAACACAGGAAGATGTGTTTATCACCCTGACTCTACCTTTATAGGAAAAAATATTTATGATTTTTCGGCTATTGAGCCATCAGATACGGTTTTTACTTATAAAAAAGATCCCGCCAATACTTCGGCATCTGATTTTTTAAAATTGGATTACACTAAAAAAATTACGATGTCTGAATTTTTAAAACTGGATGTTATCAGTTTTACAACAAGGTTAGATGTTAAAAATCTGCCTTGGTATATCTGCATTAGTTTTCCGAAAATGATTGACAATGAAAATGTTTTTTTGGTTAAAAAATATTCAACCTGGATTTATTCGATCACAACGGTAATGTTATTGTTGATTTTTTATTTATTTTCTTATGCCAACAGACGCGCATACAGAGAAAAAGGAATCGCTATTAAAGAAAAAAACCGACTTCTGGTTGAGAACGAAAAAATCGTAAAAGAAAAAGCCCTTATTCAGCTGCAGCATTTAAAAGAGCAGATTAATCCGCACTTTTTGTTTAATTCGCTTAACTCCTTATATATGTTAGTAGGAAGCGATGTAAAAACGGCACAAAAATTCACATTGAATCTTTCGCGCATTTATCGTTATTTGATAGATCCGCCGGAAAAGAATATTGTTCCGTTAAAGGATGAATTATTGTTTATCGAAAAATATATCTTTTTACAGCAAACCCGTTTTAAAGAAGAATTAATTTTTTCTATAAAAATCGAAGATCAGGAAGCTTTAGAAAAGTTTATTCCGTATCTGGCTTTTCAGGTTGTGGTCGAGAATGCTATTAAGCATAATATGGCTACGCAGGAAAATCCGCTTACGACAGAGATTCTGATTCAAAAAGATCAGGTTATTATCAGCAATAATCTTCAAAAAAAGGCTCACAGCGAACCCAGCACTAATTTTGGTTTAAAATACCTGTCAAGCATTTATACTTTTTATTCAAGAACCAATTTACAAACTTCAGAAAAAGACGGCAATTTCGTATGTATTTTGCCTTTAATATCCATTCACTCCTAA
- a CDS encoding zinc-dependent metalloprotease has product MREKAFLHSVKLLCLLILLLFIPVTVLSQKKKKKETETEVVKDSTDSKKGKKYNDLVKKGTLKKGLFNIIQVKTDVYFEIQDSLFKREFLIVNKLSQVPFQINEAGLNKGMNYENKIISFYKDTIAKKVWVKTYVPKVSSPKEDAITASVIDNFSESVIEVFDIETKNNDSSAVVIKVNKIFDGKQKSFNDVLSNTGIGGSVKSDLSYIESLKAFPKNIVVKSQLTTSFSDGTSSLPITLGVTTNIILLDKTPMKPRFSDNRIGFFSEKHWYFADAQQAMLEKELITRWRLEPKKEDEERYLKGELVEPKKPIVYYIDPSTPKQWRKYIIDGVLDWQAAFERAGFKNAIIAKEPTEKDLDFDVDDVRYSVITYAASPKSNAMGPSVVDPRSGEIIEADIIWWHNVMTSLQSWMRIQTGPIDPKARGNVFSEEHMGEAIRFVSSHEVGHTFGLKHNMGASFAYDVESLRSKEFTAKMGGTAPSIMDYARYNYVAQPEDNVTVITPKIGEYDKYAIEWGYRWYGPNENETARLNEAIAKHQNDPIYFYGEQGSDIDPRSQSEDLGNDAVKASEYGLKNLKRVVDNILNWSYDKDQSYYETGKLYIGAIGQWQTYNGHVLTNIGGVYLNPTVHGDNKQSYVPVPAAMQKRAVDYLVKNVITIPQWLFFNDVLDKTNPLKDSPFGPYEYTPYTMSRALQYDVMYSLFSDDRLLRMTENELYQRNKTNEKVFTVNDLFQKLHQSVFAGTIQNKSLSILERMTQKNYVDVLIVSTNKLFEKTDVKKTIQIQETLQMPHLCSADDAHMARNINNSFLKRVTEVTSDKKGELSKVLQLLRTKRSTGDQSTQNHYRDLIQRIDKALNNTTF; this is encoded by the coding sequence ATGAGGGAAAAGGCATTCCTGCATAGTGTAAAATTACTTTGCTTACTAATTTTATTATTATTCATTCCTGTTACAGTTCTTTCGCAAAAGAAAAAGAAAAAAGAAACAGAAACTGAAGTTGTAAAAGATTCTACTGATTCCAAAAAAGGAAAAAAATATAATGACCTTGTAAAAAAAGGCACACTAAAAAAAGGACTATTTAACATCATTCAGGTTAAGACTGATGTTTATTTCGAAATTCAGGATAGTTTATTTAAAAGAGAATTTCTGATTGTAAATAAATTATCACAAGTTCCTTTCCAAATTAACGAGGCTGGTTTAAATAAAGGAATGAATTATGAAAACAAAATCATTTCTTTTTATAAAGATACAATTGCAAAGAAAGTTTGGGTAAAAACATATGTTCCTAAAGTTTCTTCACCAAAAGAAGATGCCATTACAGCATCTGTAATTGATAATTTCTCTGAATCTGTTATTGAAGTTTTTGATATTGAAACTAAAAATAACGATTCGAGCGCTGTAGTAATTAAAGTAAATAAGATTTTTGACGGAAAACAAAAAAGCTTCAATGATGTTTTGAGCAACACTGGTATTGGAGGTTCTGTAAAATCTGATTTATCGTATATAGAAAGTTTAAAAGCTTTCCCTAAAAACATTGTTGTAAAATCGCAACTTACAACTTCTTTCAGCGATGGCACATCGTCATTACCAATTACGCTTGGTGTGACAACTAATATTATTTTATTGGATAAAACTCCAATGAAACCTCGTTTTTCTGATAACCGAATTGGTTTCTTTTCTGAAAAGCATTGGTATTTTGCCGATGCACAGCAGGCAATGCTTGAAAAAGAATTGATAACGCGCTGGCGTTTAGAACCAAAGAAAGAAGATGAAGAGCGATATTTGAAAGGTGAATTAGTAGAGCCGAAAAAACCAATCGTTTATTACATCGATCCGTCGACTCCAAAACAATGGAGAAAATATATTATTGATGGGGTACTCGATTGGCAGGCAGCTTTTGAAAGAGCGGGTTTTAAAAACGCTATTATTGCAAAAGAACCTACTGAAAAAGATTTAGACTTTGACGTTGATGATGTTCGCTATTCGGTTATTACGTATGCAGCATCGCCTAAATCCAATGCTATGGGACCATCGGTTGTTGACCCAAGAAGCGGAGAAATTATTGAAGCCGACATTATTTGGTGGCACAATGTTATGACTTCGCTTCAAAGCTGGATGAGAATCCAAACGGGACCAATTGATCCAAAAGCAAGAGGAAATGTATTTAGTGAGGAACACATGGGAGAAGCGATTCGTTTTGTATCGTCTCACGAAGTTGGACACACATTTGGATTAAAACATAATATGGGCGCTTCTTTCGCTTATGATGTTGAGTCTTTACGTTCTAAAGAATTCACGGCAAAAATGGGCGGCACTGCTCCTTCTATCATGGATTATGCCCGATACAATTATGTAGCACAACCGGAAGATAACGTAACTGTAATTACTCCAAAAATTGGTGAGTACGACAAATACGCAATCGAATGGGGTTACAGATGGTACGGTCCAAACGAAAATGAAACGGCAAGACTAAACGAAGCTATTGCAAAACATCAAAACGACCCGATTTATTTTTACGGTGAGCAAGGCTCTGATATCGATCCTCGTTCACAGTCTGAAGATTTAGGAAACGATGCCGTAAAAGCAAGCGAGTACGGATTGAAAAACTTAAAACGTGTTGTAGATAATATCTTAAACTGGTCTTACGATAAAGATCAGTCTTATTACGAAACCGGTAAACTGTATATTGGAGCTATCGGACAATGGCAAACGTACAATGGTCATGTATTAACCAATATTGGCGGTGTTTACTTAAACCCAACGGTTCATGGCGATAACAAACAAAGTTATGTTCCGGTTCCTGCAGCAATGCAAAAAAGAGCGGTAGATTATTTAGTTAAAAATGTAATTACAATTCCGCAATGGTTGTTTTTTAATGATGTTTTAGACAAAACAAATCCGCTGAAAGATTCTCCTTTTGGCCCTTATGAATACACACCATACACAATGTCAAGAGCATTACAATACGACGTTATGTATAGCTTATTCAGCGATGACCGTTTACTTCGAATGACAGAAAATGAATTATACCAGCGAAATAAAACCAATGAGAAGGTTTTTACCGTAAATGATTTATTCCAAAAATTACATCAAAGTGTATTTGCAGGAACTATTCAAAACAAATCGCTGAGCATTTTAGAACGAATGACACAAAAAAACTATGTAGATGTTTTAATTGTTTCGACAAATAAATTATTTGAAAAAACGGATGTTAAAAAAACAATCCAAATACAAGAAACATTACAAATGCCTCATTTATGCTCTGCAGATGATGCACATATGGCGAGAAACATTAATAATTCTTTCTTAAAAAGAGTTACAGAAGTAACATCTGATAAAAAGGGAGAATTGAGTAAAGTACTTCAGTTATTAAGAACAAAAAGAAGTACCGGAGATCAATCGACCCAAAATCATTACCGCGATTTAATACAACGAATCGACAAAGCTTTGAACAATACAACCTTTTAA
- a CDS encoding ABC transporter ATP-binding protein — translation MKAKAFDTGLFKRILKYTKPYKWRYYGVIIFAVSLSIFAALRPYLLKQTVDGYIKTHDKTGLLLYIMLMGGVLLMEVFSQFYFVYWANWLGQDIVKDIRNKLFKHILSFRMKYFDLVPVGQLVTRSVSDIESIARIFSQGLFMIISDLMKMLVVLIFMFYMNWKLTWIVVVAMPILVYITRIFQRKMQVAFEEVRTQIANMNSFVQERVTGMKIVQLFNREKIEAENFRVINDKHRVAWIKTILYNSIFFPIADIISSITLGLVVVFGGFKILNGDNFTTFGDLFSYTMFIGMLFNPLRQIADKFNEMQLGMIAANRVFDIIDTQDHIQDTGKIEAPVFNGSIEFNQVRFSYIPEEEVIKGIDLSVDSGQTVAIVGSTGAGKSTIINLLNRFYEINSGTIYIDGQNIENYTLASLRKQIAVVLQDVFLFADTIYNNITLHNPEITREQVLDAAKKIGVHDFIMSLPDNYDFDVKERGVMLSSGQRQLIAFLRSYVSNPSILILDEATSSIDTYSEELIQRATETITKGRTSIIIAHRLATIVNADKIVVMDKGLIVEQGTHQELLTKTDGYYKNLYDSQFSVAN, via the coding sequence ATGAAAGCAAAAGCATTTGATACCGGATTATTCAAAAGAATCTTAAAATATACGAAACCTTATAAATGGCGTTATTATGGCGTTATTATTTTTGCGGTTTCGCTCTCTATCTTTGCAGCACTTCGACCTTATTTATTAAAACAAACGGTCGACGGTTATATCAAGACTCATGATAAAACGGGTTTACTCCTATATATTATGTTAATGGGAGGTGTTTTATTAATGGAAGTTTTCTCTCAGTTCTATTTTGTGTATTGGGCCAACTGGCTCGGACAGGATATTGTAAAAGATATTCGAAACAAACTTTTCAAACATATTTTAAGTTTTAGAATGAAATATTTTGATTTGGTTCCGGTTGGGCAATTGGTTACCAGATCCGTTTCAGATATTGAATCGATTGCTCGTATTTTCAGTCAGGGATTATTTATGATTATAAGTGATTTGATGAAAATGCTCGTGGTTTTGATTTTTATGTTTTATATGAATTGGAAACTGACCTGGATTGTTGTCGTTGCAATGCCAATTCTGGTTTACATTACTAGGATTTTTCAACGTAAAATGCAGGTTGCTTTTGAGGAAGTGCGAACGCAGATTGCCAATATGAATTCTTTTGTTCAGGAACGTGTAACGGGAATGAAAATCGTTCAGCTTTTTAACAGAGAAAAAATCGAAGCCGAAAATTTCAGAGTTATAAATGATAAACACAGAGTTGCCTGGATTAAAACTATTTTGTACAACTCGATCTTCTTCCCTATTGCCGATATTATTTCGTCGATTACTTTAGGTTTGGTTGTAGTTTTTGGTGGATTTAAAATTTTGAACGGAGATAATTTCACCACCTTTGGAGATTTATTTTCATATACCATGTTTATCGGAATGCTTTTTAATCCGTTAAGACAAATCGCAGATAAATTCAATGAGATGCAATTAGGAATGATTGCGGCAAATCGTGTTTTTGATATTATCGACACGCAGGATCATATTCAGGATACGGGAAAAATTGAAGCTCCGGTTTTTAACGGAAGTATCGAGTTTAATCAAGTTCGTTTTAGTTATATTCCAGAAGAAGAAGTAATCAAAGGAATTGATTTATCTGTAGATTCCGGGCAAACCGTTGCAATTGTAGGTTCAACCGGAGCCGGAAAATCTACAATTATTAATTTACTGAATCGCTTTTACGAAATTAACAGCGGAACAATTTATATCGACGGGCAAAATATAGAAAACTATACTTTGGCTTCTTTAAGAAAACAAATTGCGGTTGTACTGCAAGATGTGTTTTTGTTTGCCGATACGATTTACAATAATATTACGCTTCATAATCCGGAAATTACACGCGAACAGGTTTTGGATGCTGCCAAGAAAATTGGTGTTCATGACTTTATTATGAGCCTTCCTGATAATTATGATTTTGATGTTAAGGAACGCGGTGTTATGCTTTCGTCTGGACAAAGACAGCTGATTGCATTTTTACGTTCGTATGTAAGTAATCCGAGTATTTTGATTTTGGATGAAGCAACTTCGTCTATTGATACGTATTCTGAAGAATTGATTCAGCGTGCAACAGAAACTATTACAAAAGGAAGAACTTCAATTATTATTGCACACAGATTGGCAACAATCGTAAATGCTGATAAAATTGTCGTAATGGATAAAGGTTTAATTGTGGAACAAGGAACGCATCAGGAGTTATTAACAAAAACTGATGGTTATTATAAAAACTTATACGATTCTCAATTTTCGGTTGCGAATTAA